Proteins found in one bacterium genomic segment:
- the tuf gene encoding elongation factor Tu (EF-Tu; promotes GTP-dependent binding of aminoacyl-tRNA to the A-site of ribosomes during protein biosynthesis; when the tRNA anticodon matches the mRNA codon, GTP hydrolysis results; the inactive EF-Tu-GDP leaves the ribosome and release of GDP is promoted by elongation factor Ts; many prokaryotes have two copies of the gene encoding EF-Tu), translating into YKPQFYFRTTDVTGTITLPEGVEMVMPGDNVNMRVVLQKPVALEPGLRFAIREGGKTIGAGVVTQVFD; encoded by the coding sequence TACAAGCCCCAGTTTTACTTCAGGACGACAGATGTTACGGGGACGATAACCCTCCCTGAGGGGGTGGAGATGGTGATGCCTGGTGACAATGTGAATATGAGGGTAGTGTTGCAGAAGCCGGTGGCATTGGAGCCTGGGCTGCGTTTCGCTATAAGGGAGGGTGGAAAGACGATAGGCGCTGGCGTTGTGACGCAGGTGTTTGACTAA